GGATAACTCCTTGGCCTCTGCGCCCAGGAGCGCTGCCACCGAATGCGTCTGGTTCCAGTCTTTTACAAAGTTTAGCTGGCCGCGCACAGTCTGTGCATTCAGCTGCCCGTCCTGCCGGTCCAGAATGTCGCCCAAGGGAATGTTCCGGATTAGGCTCGCTCCACTGCCTTCACTAAACTGGTTGATCAGATCGCGCGTGGCAAAAGAGGCCCGATCTTGCAGGTTGGTCGTGTTGGTAAAAGCACGTTCGTATTGGTAGCTGGCTTCCGCGTTCAAATAGTCCGTCAGGGAGTACTTCAGTTGAACATTGGCCCGCATGTCGTTCTGCTCGGCACGGTTTTGGGCCAGCCGGAGGTCTTCAAGCGGGCGGTAGGCCCAGTCCAAATAGCCGCTGGCCGGGGCGCTTTCCACAAAGCCGGCCCGGTACTGGCTGATTACCGCCAGGGGATTGCCGGCTGCGTCCGCCAGCTGGGCATACGGATACAGGCGCTTACTGGCGTAGGCCGAGGCGCTGGAGAGCAACTGAATCCCCGGGTTATTCAGGCGGTTGGTACTTTGGGTATAATTCAGCCCTGCGCCCAGCTCCAGTTGCTTGAGAGGTTGAAAGGAGAGCGAGGAATTCAGCGTCATGCGCTTGTAGTGATTGGCAACTTCGCTGGGCAGGTTATTGTCCCAGCCGCCCGAAACATAGTAGCGCACGTTCTTGCTGCCTCCCTTGAAGCTCAGGGCGTACTGCTGGTGGACGCTGGGGCGAAAGAAATGGCGAGCCAAGTCCTTACGCACGTCCAGTTTACTCAGCGCCTCCAGCCGCCTTGCCGCCTCCGCGGGTGAGATCAGCCCGTCCCGCTCCTGGATCATCAGTTCCACCGCCGGGCTCAAGGCCGACTGGGTCTCGTCCTGCTCCAGCCCTTGGTAATAGTCGGCACGAAACATGTGCCGCTCAAAATCCAGAAAGCCGGCCGAAGAAATCGTGGGCAGGTAAGCGAGATCGGGCTTTTGCCCAACGGTAACGTTGCTTGTCAGCTGCATTTTCAAGGGTTCTTCCGTTTTGCCTTTTTTAGTGGTGATCACTATCACCCCGTTTCCGGCCCTGACGCCCCAGATCGAGGCGGCAGCGGCATCCTTCAGCACGGTCACACTGGCCACATCGCTCGGATTGAGGTTATTGATATCCCCGTCATAGGGGAAATTATCCACGACAATCAGGGGCTGGGAATTGCCGTAGATGGTGCTCTGCCCGCGAATGGTGAGCGTCGGTTCCCCGAAGGCCGAGCGGTTCACCACCAGGCCACTGACCGTGTTCTCCAGCTTGGCCAGCACACCGGTGGCCACCACCCTATCCAGCTGCACCTGGTCTACTTTAGCAAAGGAGCCCGTGGCCCGCGTCTGGGGCAGGTGTTGATACCCCGTGGAGACCACCACCTCTTTCAGCTGTGCAGTATTTTCAGTTAAAGTAATCGAAAGGGCCGTTTTCAGCGGCACTTTAAAGCTCACTTCCTTGGTCTGGTAGCCAATAAAAGAAACAACGAGCGTATAGCTGCCTTCGGAAAGATGCAAGCGGAACTGTCCCTGCCCATCAGCTGCAGTGCCCGTTGTGCTACCCTTTACCAGTATACTGGCTCCCGCCAGCGGAAGGCCATCGGCAGCAAGGACCTGTCCGGTGACCGAGCCTTGCGGGCTGGTCTGTCCGCTGGCCAGCTGCGGCACACACAATAGGAGTGCCCATAAATAATTCAACAATTGTTTCATATCAGTTAGGTTGAGTGGTACGATCTTTAATTACCAGCACCTCCACCTGGCGGGTGACTGGTGTTAATTCCAAATGATAGACGGCAAGGGCCTTTTGCAATTGGGCCAGGTCCCCCAGCTCTGCTTTCAATTCAATGTCTATATTGGTGGTAATGCTGGTTTCATCCAGTATGCCAAGTTTTGAGTAGGCTTGCAGCGTTTCGATGAGCGCCTGAACGGGGTGATTCACCAGGCGCAGGCCGAAATAATTCTCCTCGGCCTGGGGCGGGCCGCCTTTGGAATGAAGGGTGGGTTTTCCACTGCACCGTAAGGCCAGACAGCTGATGGCTTGCTGCTCCAGGCTTGCCGTTAGCGGAAAAAAGCGCTCTAGATCCGCACGCATCATGGGCAGCAGTTGATCGGTAGCCTCGCCAGGGAAATTCAGCTCGTACCCATAGGTGGGTGCCGCGTTCTTCCCCTTTGGGGCACGGGACAAGGAATCCTTCCGGATCACCCGGGTTTTCCAGATGGGATACGGCAAGAGGTGTTTCCCCTGGCCGTAGGTAATGCGAAAGAGCATTTCCGGCGTGCAGTTCACCGCCTTTACCTTCCCAGTACCGATAAAGCTGTTGCTTCCACTTCCCGCTTGGTAGCCGCTGAAGACGGAGCTATACAGCAAACCCGGCGAAGGCTCCCCTCCACCTGTTGCAACCAGCGCGGGTGAGGCTGGTGTTGAATTTATTGCCTGGGTATATTCAGGCAGAAAGTGATAATTGCCATTGACAAAATCCTGAATATTGCCAGCGGTAAGCTCCTCGGAGGTAGTGATGCCGCGAAAGATCCCCTGGCGGTCGATCCACGCATACTGCGGAACAAGGCGTATATTAAACAGCTCCCACAGCCGGTGATCCCTGTCCAGTACCACCGGCAAGGTAAAATCCCGGACCTGTTTGACTTTTAAGAGGAAGGATTCAATTTTCGCTTGTTCTTCATTAGTGACCAGCAGCACCTGCAAGTCTTTGGCAAACTGCCCCTGCAAAGCCTGCAGTTTCGGCATCGCCGAAACGCAGGAACCGCACCAGGTCGCCCAGAAATCAAGGATCACGACTTTGCCCTTAAAGTCCGCCAGGCGAGCGGAGCTTAACGGAAAGTTGAGAATGGTGGTTAAACTCACATCCGAAAGATTGGCGCCCACGTTTGCTTTTTCCTTTGTTAAGCTGGGGCCCTGGGCGAGTGCGCCTACCGAGAGGCAGCAGCACAGCATTCCGATGACGAGGCTGCACCGCGCTTTCTGCCCGCAAGGAGCCTTGGGCTCCTGCGGCACCGTTTTTTGGCCCTTGGGAACCGGCCATACCGCTCCTATTAAGCCTGTTTTTTCTTTCATAGCTTTTAAGATTAATTGAAAATTAATTGGATTGTTAAGATGTTACGGCCTAAATAAGCCGGATGCGTACAGCATCTGTCCTTATCAAGGTGGTAGCGTTTTGAATTGCTCGATGGTTAAATAAGACTTCATATACTGATTGATTGGTTACTTTTAAATGCAATAATCTTAGATTAGATTTATTAGAGGAGTCTTAAAAGTGAAGCAAGCAGAAAAAGAAAAGGCATGGAGCTCAACTTATCGCTTTAGAGGCCGTAGGAAGCCTGGAAACAGATAAGCGAGCCCATACCTATAGCATGGGCATTACACCTATCGTCTTGTTTCCGTGAAATTTCCTACGTTTCTAAAGCAAGACTCTTAAGTGCGAATACCTTCAATATCTCTATAAAGGATCGCGAAATTAATTAAACTACTTTCAAAGTTTATTTTTCAAACTTACCAAAAAGAAAACACACATACAAGTATGTGTGTTTTCTTTTTGTAATATTTCTTTTTTAGCTCAATGGAGACTAAAAATAATATTGATCCTATTGAACAGTATGTAATCGATGCAGTTAGAGAAAGGCGTGAATTGCTTAAAATTTCTCAAGCAGAACTTGCTCGTCAATTAAATTACTCAGAAGGTTTTATTGGCAATATTGAAAATCCTAAATATAGAGCTAAATACAACCTCAAGCATTTGAATATGATTGCTAAAATATTGAAGTGTTCTCCTCGAGATTTTTTACCAGTCGAACCTATCTAAAGTCCCCTCCTCATACATTCGGTCCGCCCCACCGCAGAGAAAGTTTAAGTTAAAGAAACTTCGACTAAAATAAAACGGGATAACCCTTTAAGTGAGTTATCCCGCCTGGATATTAATTAATATCTAAATTATCTCCAGCTATAATAAGTACGTTGGGGGCCGAAATTTACCCGCAAACCTAAGGTAAGTAGGCCAAAGGAATCTGAATATTTATTATCATAACGAGGATTGTACCCATCAATATTATCAGTTAAGGCAATATTATGTTGATAGTTCACATTCAACTCAATAGGTGTTTCATCTCCATATTCCACAAATTTGATATTCAGTCCAGCATTTAAAGGAATGATAACGTTTGTCCCAGAATATTTTACGCCACCGATAGATGGAAATTTCCCTCCCCCATCATTTGTAATGTAATTAAAGTCATTCATCTTGCTTTTTACAACACCTATACCCGCTCCTAGGTAGAGATTATTCCAAAAACCATAAGTTTCTTTCCACCAAGGGCGAAGAATTTCACCCAAACTCATGTTTACTGTACTATTAAAACTTGTAAAATCAGCTTCAAAACCTCTTCCATATTGATCGGGCTTATTTTTTGAAAACTTACCGTCATTTACGTTTAAACTTAAAAAGGTAAATGGAGTAATGTGAACGTCTCCTGAAAATCCGATACTAAAATTAACATCTCCGTAACCGGCATCCATGTTAGCACGATTTGCACCGACATTTAGGGTTGCTGCAAACATATTATACTTAAACTGTGCACTTGCCGAAAACATGCCAATAAATAGCAAACTAAGCGAGAGTAAATATTTTTTCATTTTTGGAATAATTGGTCTGATTGTAATAAAATTTCTTTTTGGTGCTATTTCACCTTGACCTTTATACTGCATAATTACAATTTAGGTTCTACTTATTAACATATTATTTTAAAAAAAATTAAAATATTCAATTCATACTATATTTTATTAATCTACAACTCAGTTATTACAAATATTAATAACATATTGATACTAAAATAACTACTGCTTAATGTTATTTGCCTAATAATCGCTAACTTTGCCCCGCCTATTAAAAAACAGGCACCTTTACGCATCCCTACTCAACCAACTTAACCAATGACTTACAGATATTCCTCTTATTTAAAGGGGCTTAACATAGGCGTGGATTTTTTACTGCTAAATCTTAGCTTTTACCTTGCTTATGCAAGTACATTTGAACATTGGATTGTCAAACATTCCAGAGAGTTCAACCCTCTGCATATGTTAACCATTAATCTCATCTGGTATCTGGTAACCGGTATCTGCAAGCTTTATGTAAATGTTTTTTCCAAAGAGTCTATTCCTACTATTAAAGTAACTTTAAAATCGGTTATCGTTTTTGGCCTCTGTATGCTATTACTTACTGATGGAATAAAAGAGTATACCCTTTCGCACCGAATTCTTGTTACCGGTTTAATTTTTTTCACTGTTCTTATTTTCAACTGGAAACTATTTTTCCTCCTTCAACGCATTCCACATAAAAACCGCTTAATTGAATACAAGCCTGTAGTAATTGCGGGAGCATCAAAAAACGGCATCGAACTTTACAACTACCTCAGTAAAAATTCTCGCTTAGGTTATCAGGTAGTTGGTTTTTTTGAAGATAGAATAACAGTTAATAAAAAAGGTGTGACCATTATAGGAAAGCTTGACGAATGTGTCAGCTTTGCCAGAAGAAGAAATGTTGAGGAAATTTTCTGTGCCTTACCTGAATCGGAAAATGAAAAAATTAACCAGTTGATGCTGGATGCAGACAAACATTTAATCCGCTTTAAACTGGTACCTGATGTTAAAGATTACTTCCGCAAAAATGTAATGGTGGAACTATACGGACACTTACCGGTATTAAGCCCTCGGTCAGAACCGTTGGAAAGTAAGGGTAACCAAATTCTTAAACGTGCCTTTGACATTGTGTTTTCTCTCTTTGTTATTGTTTTTATACTTAGTTGGCTCTATCCTATTTTAAGTATGTTGATTAAGCTTGAATCTAAAGGACCTGCATTATTCCAACAAATACGTTCAGGTAAAAACAACAAGCCGTTTTACTGCCTTAAATTCAGAAGTATGACGGTAAACAATGATGCTAACCGTAAACAAGCAACTAAAAATGATGCTCGAATAACCAAAATCGGTCGCTTTTTACGCAAATCAAGCATGGATGAACTTCCTCAGTTTATCAATGTATTGAAAGGGAATATGTCCGTTGTAGGACCGCGCCCTCATATGCTTAAACATACTAAAGAGTACTCAGAAATTATCGACAAGTTTATGGTTCGTCATTTTCTGACACCAGGCATTACCGGCTGGGCCCAGGTAAACGGTTTAAGAGGAGAAACCCAAACGCATGAAGATATGGAAAACCGGGTGGAAGCTGATATTTGGTACCTGGAGAATTGGTCGCTCCTACTCGACTGCAAAATCATCTTCATGACTGTTTACAAATCTATTTTTGGCGATAAAAACGCTTATTAATTTTTCCATGCGTAAGTTTTACTTTCTTCTTTTTGTTTTATGCATTGCCTTTATTGGCACTAATGCACAACAAAACACCTTATATCTTAACAAAGACTATAACCTGATTTTAGAACGGGAAATTCAAAAGGCAAATAAACCTGTACATACTGCAGCTAAGCCTTATTTATTTTCAACTCTTGACAGTATAATTCATATAGACTCAGTTGTAAAATCATATTTTAATACAGCTCCCCATCCTGCCGGTAATTTGTTTTTAAGAAAACTTACTCAGGAACATTTATTTAGTGTTAACCAAGCTGGTATAAGATTATTTGTTGACCCATTATTTGATTTCTCTTTTGGGAAGGAATTAAGTGCAGGAAACATTTACACAAACACCCGTGGTATTCAACTTGGAGGAGATATTGGGCCTAAGTTCTCTTTTTATACAGCTTTTTATGAAAACTGGGCAAAGTTTCCTGGTTATGTACATCAATATATAAAAAACAGAAAAGTTGTCCCAGGTCAAAGTATAGCGCGCATAAATCCTTCAGGAGCTATTGATTTTGGTGTTCCATATGGTTACATAAGCTATACTCCTAACCAATATTTTAATTTTCAGCTGGGTCAGGGAAAAAACTTTTTTGGAGATGGTTACCGATCAATGTTTCTTTCTGACGGAATTTATACCTACCCTTATTTTAAAATAACTACAAACTTCTGGAAAATTCAGTACACAAATCTTTGGGCTCAGTTCCTTGATTCTAGCGAAGGATTTAAGTTCAACAATACCACTACTTTTCCGAAGAAATACGCTTCGTATCAATTCCTGTCCTTGCAAGCTACCAAACGGTTAAACATTAATTTATTTCAATCTATTGTTTGGTCAGCTGATTCAGCAGGGAAAAGAGGTATAGAATGGGCTTATATTAACCCCATTATTTACTTCAATACACTCAACTTTAACATGGGCTCACCCGACAACTCATTAATGGGTATCGGCTTTAATTACAAGTTGATGAAAAGTCATAAACTTTATGGACAATTGATAATTGACGATTTCAACCTGAGTAAGTTAGCCTCTCAACAAGCTACCTATTTCCAGGAAAAATATGCTTATCAGCTTGGTTGGAAATACTTTGATGTGTTAAGTATCCCTAATTTATATTTCCAAGCTGAATTCAACCGTTCGAGGCCATACGTATATGCACATAAAGTACCTAAACTTAGCTATTCACACTTAAATGAACCAATTGCACATCCTTTGGGTGCAAACTTTAATGAATTCATTCTTATCGGAAATTATAAGATTAATAGATTTTCGTTTTCAGCACAGCTAAATAAAGCCAATTACGGAGCTGATTCAACAGGAACACACTGGGGAAAAAATATATTCCTTTCTGATTATGCATCTGAAAAAGGAGAGTTTTCTTTCGGAAATACAACCGGACAAGGAATTATGACCAACCTTACCAATATTCAAGCGAAAGTGGCTTATTTGCTTAACCCTAAAACGAACTTAAAAATAGAGGCAGGCTTTAATACAAGGTCGGAAAATAGCCATTTAAAATCTTCAAAGACTTCCATGTTTTCCTTTGGAATCAAAACGGCTATAAACAATTTCTATTATGACTTTTAAATTAATCCATTATTACGCTGTATAGCGGCTTCTAATAACGGATAATACCCACTGTTTTTAAGCGATTTTAAAGCATTTAAGTGCCGGTCATGGTGTAAATCAGACCCCACAAAATCAATCAAACCATCTTTCAAAAGATTAAGGGCCATAGTCTTATGCCTGTTACCGTAATACCCGGTAACGGAATTAATATTCAGCTGCAGGGAGCAACCAAGCTCTTTAAATTTATGTAAACGGCTATAATCTGTCAGGTAATAGTTATAACGTTCTGGATGTGCTAATAAAGGAGTATACCCTCTTGCCTTAAGTTCAAAGATGACATGTTCAATCATCATTGACTCCTGCATGAAGGACATTTCGAACAAAACATAGTTCTCTCGCCCGAAACACAACAATTCATCCTTTTCAATCAGGGAAAGAAAATGCTCATCTAAAAAATATTCTGCAGCAGCATCAACTTCTATCTGCAATCCTTCTTTTACAACTGCATTACGCACTTTATCACATCCACGTAAAATACCATCCTTAGTATTGGGATAATGATCAATCATAATATGCGGAGTGGTAATTATATTTTTATACCCTAATTTTTGAAGCTCTTTTAAGAAAGAAATAGTAATATCCATTGAGGGAGATCCGTCATCGATTCCAGGAATAAGATGGGAATGCAAATCGACAACTGGGTACTGAAACGGAACAGATGCTTGCGTCGCTACTTGTTTCTTAAATAAGCTTAACATAACCGCAAATTTAGCAAACAATAACGAGCTTATGAACGAGAAAAGGGAATACCTACGGCATTCCCTTTAATATTTAAAGATTGAATCTTTGCAAATTATTCTGCTGATTCAGCTGCTGGTGCTTCTGTAGCTGGAGCTTCAGTTGCAGTTTCAGCTTTCTTAGCTTTAGTAGTGCTACCACCACGACGACGAGTTGCTTTAGCTTTCTTAACTTCAGCTTTACCTGCAGTGTAAGTAGCATTGTAGTCAACTAATTCAATAAAGCACATTTCAGCGTTATCACCCATACGATTACCAGTTTTGATAATGCGGGTGTAACCTCCGTTACGAGTTGCAATTTTAGTTGCAATTTCACGGAATAACTCTGAAACAGAGTCTTTATTTTGTAAGTAGCTGAATACCGTACGACGATTGTGTGTAGTATCAGTTTTAGCCTTAGTCATTAAAGGCTCTACATAAGTACGCAAAGCTTTAGCTTTGGCTAATGTAGTAGTGATTCGTTTATTTAGAATCAAAGAAGAAGCCATATTTGACAACATCGCCTTGCGGTGTGCGTCGGTTCTTCCTAAGTGATTAACTTTTTTACCGTGTCTCATTTCTGTATTCTATTGAAGTCTGACGCCTGAAGTTTAAGAAGCCTGATCTTTCTTTGAAGTCAGCACTTCTGACCCCCGACCTCCTACTTCGTACATCGGATAATTTTATAAATCCTCGTCTAATTTAAATTTAGAAAGGTTCATGCCGAAGGTTAAACCTTTCGACTTAACCAATTCCTGAATCTCTGTAAGTGATTTCTTACCGAAGTTTCTGAATTTTAACATATCAGCTACATCGTAAGTTACCAACTCGGCAAGAGTTCTGATATCAGCCGCTTTTAAACAATTCAATGCACGAACAGAAAGATCAAGATCCTGAAGTTCAGTTTTAAGGATTTTACGCATGTGCAGAACTTCCTCATCAACTTCTTTTGATTCTTCTTTAGCCTGAGTTTCAAGCATAATACGTTCGTCAGAGAACAGCATAAAGTGCTGAATCAAGATTTTAGCAGCTTCTTTAAGTGCGTCTTCAGGGTGAATTGAACCGTCGGTAGCAATATCCAGAACTAATTTTTCATAGTCTGTTTTTTGTTCTACACGATAGTTTTCAATTGTATACTTTACGTTTTTAATCGGAGTATAAATTGAATCGATTGCAATAACACCTACATTCGCATCAGCTGATTTATTTTCTTCTGCTGAAACATATCCTCTGCCTTTATTTACAGTTAATTCTAACTCTAGAGTTACATCACTGTTCATGTTGCAGATGATAAAATCAGTATTTAATACCGTAAAGTTACTTGAGAACTTGGTAATATCACCAGCAGTAAAAGCGTCTTGCCCGCTGATTACAACGAAGATTTTTTCTGAGTCGCCACTTTCGCCTGTTTTTTTGAAACGTACCTGCTTCAAATTGAGGATGATTTCGGTAACGTCTTCTACTACACCTTTAATGGTAGAGAACTCGTGCGAAACACCTGCAATTTTAACACTGGTAATTGCGTAACCTTCTAAAGATGATAATAAAATCCTGCGCAAAGCATTTCCGATTGTTACGCCAAAGCCAGGCTCTAACGGACGGAATTCAAAGAGACCTTGAAAATCGGTCGCTTTTTGCATGATTACTTTGTCAGGTCTTTGAAACGCTAAAATTGCCATTTGAGATTTTTAAACTTATTAAATTAGTTAAGCGTTAATTTACAGTATTGATGGTTATTTGCTAATATAGAATATTTCTTTACAAATAACCATCAATTATTAACTACTATTTAGAGTACAACTCTACGATCAAGTGCTCCTTAATGTTTTCAGGAATCTGATCGCGCTCAGGCATTGCAAGGAACGTACCTTGCATTTCTGATTTATTCCACTCTAACCAGTTGTATTTAGATACTCTGTTAGCAGATAATGAAGTAGTGATAGCCTCTAAAGATTTAGATTTTTCACGTACACCAATAACATCACCAGCTTTCAATGAGTACGAAGGAATATTTACAATCTTACCATTTACAGTAACGTGTTTATGGCCGATCAACTGACGTGCAGCAGCACGAGAAGATGCAATACCTAAACGGTAAACAGTATTGTCTAAACGAGCTTCCAAGAATTTTAACAATAACTCACCGGTAACACCTTGTTTACGAGAAGCTTTGTCAAAAATTAAAGCAAACTGTTTTTCTAATACGCCATAAGTATACTTAGCTTTTTGTTTTTCAGCTAACTGAACTGCGTATTCTGATTTTTTAGCACGTCTTTTTGAAGCGCCATGCTGACCTGGAGGATAGTTTTTCTTTTCTAAAACTTTGTCAGGTCCAAAGATAGGCTCATTAAATTTACGAGCAATCTTTGATTTTGGTCCTATATATCTAGCCATTTTTTTGTGTTAAAGTATTAGTACCCTTTAGGCACTAAATCTTAGCTTTAAAACTCTAATTAATTAAACTCTTCTGCGTTTTGGAGGACGGCAACCGTTGTGAGGAAGCGGGGTAATATCCTTAATAGAACTGATCTCCAAACCTACGATTTGTAAAGTACGCATTGCCGACTCACGTCCAGCACCTGGGCCTTTAACAAATACTTCAATTTTACGTAAACCAAGGTCGTGTGCAACTTTACCGCAATCAGTAGCAGCTTGTGCAGCAGCGTAAGGGGTATTTTTCTTAGAACCTTTAAAACCCATTTTACCAGCTGAAGACCAAGAAATAGTTTGTCCTTGATTGTTGGTAAGGGTGATAATAATGTTGTTAAAAGTTGCGTTGATGTGAGCTTGGCCTTGAGCCTCAACCACTACAATACGCTTCTTAGTAACTTTTTTTGTTGACTTAGCCATTCTTATAGTTAAACTTAAAAGTATACCCTTAGTAATCCTTTCTAAGGGAGGTAATCAGTTATCAAAATCACTTCAATAACCCTAAACTTGCTTATCTACTATTATCTAGTAGCTTTTTTCTTACCAGCAACAGTCTTACGTTTACCTTTACGGGTACGTGAGTTGTTCTTAGTACGTTGACCACGAAGTGGAAGACCTTTACGGTGACGAACACCACGGTAGCAACCAATATCCATCAAACGTTTAATGTTTAATTGCACTTCTGAACGAAGAGCACCTTCAACTTTAAATTTCTGATCGATAATTGTACGAATTGCACCTAGTTGATCATCATTCCAATCTTGCACTTTAGTATTCCAATCAATACCAGCTTCAGTCAAAATTTCTTGAGCTGATTTACGACCGATACCAAAAATGTAAGTTAGGCCGATTTCTCCTCGTTTGTTTCTTGGTAAATCAATACCTGCTATCCTTGCCATATTTAATTCAATCTATTAAGTTCTAAATTACCCTTGACGCTGTTTGTACTTAGGATTCTTTTTGTTAATAACATAAAGTTTCCCGTTTCTGCGAATGATTTTGCAATCAACGCTACGCTTCTTAATTGATGCTTTAACTTTCATTTTATTTATACCTATAAGTGATACGCCCCTTGGTTAAATCGTAAGGCGACATTTCTAATTTAACTTTATCGCCAGGTAAAATTTTGATGTAATTCATTCTCATTTTACCCGAGATATGTGCAATAATTTCGTGGCCGTTTTCTAGTTCTACACGAAACATTGCATTTGATAATGCTTCTCTAATGATTCCGTCCTGCTCAATTGAGGATTGTTTTGCCATTTAGTATATTATTTTTTTAATACTTCTTCAATGTAAGAGAAAGTAGATAAAACATCGGCTTTCCCGTTTGAAACTGATACAGTGTGCTCAAAGTGCGCTGAAGGCTGACGATCATGTGTGTAGATAGTCCAACCGTCATTTGCTTGTTTGACACGATGGGTACCCAAGTTGATCATTGGCTCTATCGCTATAACCAAGCCTTGTTGTAATTTAATACCAGAACCACGTTTACCGTAGTTAGGTACCTGAGGATCTTCATGCAATCGCTTTCCAACCCCATGGCCAACAAGTTCTCTTACCACTCCGTATCCATGCTTTTCAGCATGCTCTTGAACTGCAAAACCAATGTCTCCTAAGCGCATTCCAACAACAGCTTTTTCAATTGCTAATGCTAGACACTCCTTGGTAACAGTAAGTAATTGTTGCACTTCAGGGGCAATTTCACCAACCGCAAATGTGTAGGCCGAATCACCGTAAAACTTGTTTTTCAGTACACCACAATCCACAGAGATAACATCTCCCTCCTTCAACTCAGTTTTAGAAGGGAATCCATGCACCACTACTTCGTTTACCGAAATACAAAGTGATGCAGGGAATCCTCCATATCCTTTAAAAGCAGGTATTGCATTATTGTCGCGGATGAACTCCTCGGCAATTTGATCAAGCTTTAAGGAAGTTACTCCAGGCTTAATATACTTAGCAACCTCTGCTAACGTTTTTGAAACTAGTAAAGAACTTTCGCGAATGAGTTCAATCTCTTCTGCTGATTTGTAATGTACCATCCCGGCTTTCCCTCAATACGAAATTATTGAACAGCAGTAGTCTGAACCGGAGTGCGGCCCTGAATTCTGCCAGTCTTCATTAATCCATCGTAATGACGCATTAATAAATGACTTTCGATTTGTTGTAATGTATCAAGAACAACACCTACAGTTATCAATAAAGAAGTGCCACCAAAGAAGTGAGCAAATCCTGCTGTAACCTCAGCCTTCATTGCTAAAGAAGGTAAAATTGCAATAATTGCTAGAAATACTGATCCAGGGAAAGTAATACGAGATACAATCTGGTCGATAAATTCAGCTGTAGGTCTACCAGGTTTAACACCAGGAACAAACCCTCCGTTACGTTTCATATCATCAGCCATTTGAACAGGGTTAACTGAAATAGCTGTGTATAAGAAGGTAAATAGGATAATTAAAATCGCAAAAGAAGCATTGTAAGTCACAGAAGTGTAATCACGGAATGACGCCAAAATACCTTGGTTAGCTGCTTCAGGGAAGAACTGACCGATGGTTGACGGAATAAACATGATTGCTTGAGCAAAGATGATTGGCATTACACCAGCCGCATTCACTTTTAAAGGAATGTACTGACGAACACCGCCATATTGCTTATCACCTACAATACGTTTAGCATACTGTACCGGAATTTTGCGAGTACCCTGAACAATCAGGATAGCAAACATCACGATACCTAACAGAATGAGGTTTTCAATGATGAAAGTGATAACACCACCAGCACCATTTAAA
Above is a window of Solitalea lacus DNA encoding:
- a CDS encoding undecaprenyl-phosphate glucose phosphotransferase translates to MTYRYSSYLKGLNIGVDFLLLNLSFYLAYASTFEHWIVKHSREFNPLHMLTINLIWYLVTGICKLYVNVFSKESIPTIKVTLKSVIVFGLCMLLLTDGIKEYTLSHRILVTGLIFFTVLIFNWKLFFLLQRIPHKNRLIEYKPVVIAGASKNGIELYNYLSKNSRLGYQVVGFFEDRITVNKKGVTIIGKLDECVSFARRRNVEEIFCALPESENEKINQLMLDADKHLIRFKLVPDVKDYFRKNVMVELYGHLPVLSPRSEPLESKGNQILKRAFDIVFSLFVIVFILSWLYPILSMLIKLESKGPALFQQIRSGKNNKPFYCLKFRSMTVNNDANRKQATKNDARITKIGRFLRKSSMDELPQFINVLKGNMSVVGPRPHMLKHTKEYSEIIDKFMVRHFLTPGITGWAQVNGLRGETQTHEDMENRVEADIWYLENWSLLLDCKIIFMTVYKSIFGDKNAY
- a CDS encoding tyrosine-protein phosphatase; the protein is MLSLFKKQVATQASVPFQYPVVDLHSHLIPGIDDGSPSMDITISFLKELQKLGYKNIITTPHIMIDHYPNTKDGILRGCDKVRNAVVKEGLQIEVDAAAEYFLDEHFLSLIEKDELLCFGRENYVLFEMSFMQESMMIEHVIFELKARGYTPLLAHPERYNYYLTDYSRLHKFKELGCSLQLNINSVTGYYGNRHKTMALNLLKDGLIDFVGSDLHHDRHLNALKSLKNSGYYPLLEAAIQRNNGLI
- the rplQ gene encoding 50S ribosomal protein L17, translating into MRHGKKVNHLGRTDAHRKAMLSNMASSLILNKRITTTLAKAKALRTYVEPLMTKAKTDTTHNRRTVFSYLQNKDSVSELFREIATKIATRNGGYTRIIKTGNRMGDNAEMCFIELVDYNATYTAGKAEVKKAKATRRRGGSTTKAKKAETATEAPATEAPAAESAE
- a CDS encoding DNA-directed RNA polymerase subunit alpha — its product is MAILAFQRPDKVIMQKATDFQGLFEFRPLEPGFGVTIGNALRRILLSSLEGYAITSVKIAGVSHEFSTIKGVVEDVTEIILNLKQVRFKKTGESGDSEKIFVVISGQDAFTAGDITKFSSNFTVLNTDFIICNMNSDVTLELELTVNKGRGYVSAEENKSADANVGVIAIDSIYTPIKNVKYTIENYRVEQKTDYEKLVLDIATDGSIHPEDALKEAAKILIQHFMLFSDERIMLETQAKEESKEVDEEVLHMRKILKTELQDLDLSVRALNCLKAADIRTLAELVTYDVADMLKFRNFGKKSLTEIQELVKSKGLTFGMNLSKFKLDEDL
- the rpsD gene encoding 30S ribosomal protein S4, which codes for MARYIGPKSKIARKFNEPIFGPDKVLEKKNYPPGQHGASKRRAKKSEYAVQLAEKQKAKYTYGVLEKQFALIFDKASRKQGVTGELLLKFLEARLDNTVYRLGIASSRAAARQLIGHKHVTVNGKIVNIPSYSLKAGDVIGVREKSKSLEAITTSLSANRVSKYNWLEWNKSEMQGTFLAMPERDQIPENIKEHLIVELYSK
- the rpsK gene encoding 30S ribosomal protein S11; the protein is MAKSTKKVTKKRIVVVEAQGQAHINATFNNIIITLTNNQGQTISWSSAGKMGFKGSKKNTPYAAAQAATDCGKVAHDLGLRKIEVFVKGPGAGRESAMRTLQIVGLEISSIKDITPLPHNGCRPPKRRRV
- the rpsM gene encoding 30S ribosomal protein S13 gives rise to the protein MARIAGIDLPRNKRGEIGLTYIFGIGRKSAQEILTEAGIDWNTKVQDWNDDQLGAIRTIIDQKFKVEGALRSEVQLNIKRLMDIGCYRGVRHRKGLPLRGQRTKNNSRTRKGKRKTVAGKKKATR
- the rpmJ gene encoding 50S ribosomal protein L36, producing MKVKASIKKRSVDCKIIRRNGKLYVINKKNPKYKQRQG